In Phacochoerus africanus isolate WHEZ1 chromosome 1, ROS_Pafr_v1, whole genome shotgun sequence, the following are encoded in one genomic region:
- the NKIRAS1 gene encoding NF-kappa-B inhibitor-interacting Ras-like protein 1 isoform X1 has product MGKGCKVVVCGLLSVGKTAILEQLLYGNHTVGMEDCETMEDVYMASVETDRGVKEQLHLYDTRGLQEGVELPKHYFSFADGFVLVYSVNNLESFQRVELLKKEIDKFKDKKEVAIVVLGNKIDLSEQRQVDAEVAQQWARSEKVRLWEVTVTDRKTLIEPFTLLASKLSQPQSKSSFPLPGRKNKGNSSSEN; this is encoded by the exons ATGGGAAAGGGCTGTAAAGTTGTGGTTTGTGGCTTGTTATCTGTGGGAAAAACAGCAATTTTGGAGCAGCTCCTTTATGGGAATCATACTGTTG GAATGGAAGATTGTGAAACAATGGAAGATGTGTATATGgcctcagtggaaacggatcGCGGAGTAAAGGAGCAGTTACATCTTTATGACACCAGAGGCCTACAGGAGGGTGTGGAGCTGCCAaagcattatttttcatttgctgATGGCTTTGTTCTTGTGTACAGCGTGAATAACCTTGAATCCTTTCAAAGAGTAGAGCttctgaagaaagaaattgataagttcaaagacaaaaaagag GTGGCAATTGTCGTATTAGGAAACAAAATTGATCTTTCTGAGCAGAGACAGGTGGACGCAGAAGTGGCACAACAGTGGGCCAGGAGCGAGAAGGTGCGGCTGTGGGAGGTGACAGTCACGGACCGGAAAACTCTGATCGAGCCGTTCACTCTGTTAGCCAGCAAACTCTCCCAGCCCCAGAGCAAATCaagcttccctctgcctgggaggaAGAACAAAGGGAATTCTAGCTCTGAGAACTAA
- the NKIRAS1 gene encoding NF-kappa-B inhibitor-interacting Ras-like protein 1 isoform X2, giving the protein MEDCETMEDVYMASVETDRGVKEQLHLYDTRGLQEGVELPKHYFSFADGFVLVYSVNNLESFQRVELLKKEIDKFKDKKEVAIVVLGNKIDLSEQRQVDAEVAQQWARSEKVRLWEVTVTDRKTLIEPFTLLASKLSQPQSKSSFPLPGRKNKGNSSSEN; this is encoded by the exons ATGGAAGATTGTGAAACAATGGAAGATGTGTATATGgcctcagtggaaacggatcGCGGAGTAAAGGAGCAGTTACATCTTTATGACACCAGAGGCCTACAGGAGGGTGTGGAGCTGCCAaagcattatttttcatttgctgATGGCTTTGTTCTTGTGTACAGCGTGAATAACCTTGAATCCTTTCAAAGAGTAGAGCttctgaagaaagaaattgataagttcaaagacaaaaaagag GTGGCAATTGTCGTATTAGGAAACAAAATTGATCTTTCTGAGCAGAGACAGGTGGACGCAGAAGTGGCACAACAGTGGGCCAGGAGCGAGAAGGTGCGGCTGTGGGAGGTGACAGTCACGGACCGGAAAACTCTGATCGAGCCGTTCACTCTGTTAGCCAGCAAACTCTCCCAGCCCCAGAGCAAATCaagcttccctctgcctgggaggaAGAACAAAGGGAATTCTAGCTCTGAGAACTAA
- the RPL15 gene encoding 60S ribosomal protein L15 — protein MGAYKYIQELWRKKQSDVMRFLLRVRCWQYRQLSALHRAPRPTRPDKARRLGYKAKQGYVIYRIRVRRGGRKRPVPKGATYGKPVHHGVNQLKFARSLQSVAEERAGRHCGALRVLNSYWVGEDSTYKFFEVILIDPFHKAIRRNPDTQWITKPVHKHREMRGLTSAGRKSRGLGKGHKFHHTIGGSRRAAWRRRNTLQLHRYR, from the exons ATGGGCGCGTACAAGTACATCCAGGAGCTATGGAGGAAGAAGCAGTCCGACGTCATGCGCTTTCTCCTCCGGGTGCGCTGCTGGCAGTACCGCCAGCTCTCCGCTCTCCACAGGGCCCCCCGCCCCACCCGTCCCGATAAGGCGCGCAGGCTGGGATACAAGGCCAAGCAAG gttatGTCATATATCGGATTCGTGTGCGCCGCGGTGGCCGCAAACGCCCAGTTCCTAAGGGTGCCACCTACGGCAAGCCTGTCCACCATGGTGTCAACCAGCTAAAGTTTGCTCGAAGCCTTCAGTCTGTTGCCGAG GAGCGAGCTGGACGCCACTGTGGGGCTCTGAGAGTCCTGAATTCTTACTGGGTTGGTGAAGATTCTACATACAAATTCTTTGAGGTTATCCTCATTGATCCATTCCATAAAGCTATCAGAAGAAATCCTGACACCCAGTGGATCACCAAACCAGTCCACAAGCATAGGGAGATGCGAGGGCTGACTTCTGCAGGCAGAAAGAGCCGCGGCCTTGGGAAGGGCCACAAGTTCCACCACACTATTGGTGGTTCCCGCCGTGCAGCTTGGAGAAGGCGCAATACTCTCCAGCTCCACCGTTACCGCTAA